One region of Schistocerca gregaria isolate iqSchGreg1 chromosome 7, iqSchGreg1.2, whole genome shotgun sequence genomic DNA includes:
- the LOC126282079 gene encoding cuticle protein 19.8-like produces the protein MFKQLIVVLAVVAACVAVPGPKPAPGLLASYVAAAPVAYTAHAVAAPVAYTAAAAPVAYAAPYSAAYVAPYAAAYRTAILG, from the coding sequence CTGATCGTCGTCCTGGCCGTGGTGGCCGCCTGCGTGGCCGTCCCCGGACCCAAGCCGGCCCCCGGCCTGCTGGCCAGCTACGTGGCCGCCGCCCCCGTCGCCTACACCGCCCACGCAGTCGCCGCCCCCGTCGCCTACACGGCAGCCGCAGCCCCTGTGGCGTACGCCGCCCCCTACTCTGCTGCCTACGTAGCCCCGTACGCAGCAGCCTACAGGACAGCCATCCTCGGATAA